A genomic region of Magnolia sinica isolate HGM2019 chromosome 6, MsV1, whole genome shotgun sequence contains the following coding sequences:
- the LOC131249010 gene encoding pentatricopeptide repeat-containing protein At1g63330-like isoform X1, translating into MSSKRAAAAAAQKGKTLSSPASIEITISALDSKITENKIPTPTQFNHLVNDLFNSIRAGAFVRLEDAAGLFNRMVRTQPPPSIQTFNRLLTTIAKMKHYSTVISLHREMNWLGIPSDICTWNILLNCSCRLNGIGSGFAILSDILKRGHEPNVVTLATFIKGFCMEGRIGEASSFFLKTVEMGYPYNVVSFGILIDGLCKSGNTGMALGLLRKMEKGAVKCSPNFAVYNTIIDSLCKDGLTREALNLFSEMVGKGILPDVFTYSSLIHGLCNLGQWKAAMSLFEEMSNRGISPDVTTFTILVNALCIEGMVKEAHGLLELMTQTGVEPDVIIYNALINGYCFIGQMDAALKIFDYMACKGHKPSVVTYNMLINGYCKKQMVDKAMQLFLEMPCKGLKPDIVTYNTLIDGLYQVRRIVAAQELFNEMQAHGQCPNLFTYTILMDRLCKSECPVEAMKLLNEMQIRGIQPDNKVIDVLINGMCDTGELKYAKELFSWASTTGLGNNVRTYNMLINGLCKEGLLEEANGLFLQMEEKGFQPDSVTYNALIRGFLQKNETLKAMQLLGEMSKRHFSVDASTATMLVGLLTEDEKGQEYLGMLHKFVPYGEGEKHGSLDERRYNS; encoded by the coding sequence ATGTCGTCGAAAAGAGCTGCCGCTGCCGCTGCTCAAAAGGGTAAAACTCTCTCCTCTCCAGCTTCTATTGAAATTACCATTTctgcccttgattctaaaatcACAGAGAACAAGATCCCGACTCCAACCCAATTCAACCATTTGGTGAATGATCTATTCAATTCGATTCGAGCCGGTGCTTTTGTGAGGTTAGAGGATGCTGCGGGCCTCTTCAATCGTATGGTCCGCACGCAGCCGCCGCCTTCGATCCAGACCTTTAATCGCCTGTTAACTACTATTGCTAAAATGAAACACTATTCGACCGTGATTTCTTTGCATCGGGAGATGAATTGGTTAGGGATCCCATCCGATATCTGTACATGGAACATTCTTCTCAATTGTTCCTGCCGCTTGAATGGCATCGGTTCTGGTTTTGCTATTCTCAGCGACATCCTGAAACGTGGCCATGAGCCGAATGTCGTGACTCTGGCTACTTTTATTAAGGGGTTTTGTATGGAAGGGCGGATTGGGGAAGCGAGTAGTTTCTTTCTGAAGACGGTAGAAATGGGATATCCTTATAATGTGGTGTCGTTCGGGATACTAATCGACGGTCTTTGCAAGTCGGGGAACACCGGAATGGCTCTTGGGTTGCTTCGGAAAATGGAGAAGGGAGCGGTTAAATGTAGTCCTAACTTTGCTGTTTATAACACAATCATCGACAGTCTATGCAAAGATGGGCTCACAAGGGAGGCGCTTAACCTCTTCTCAGAAATGGTTGGTAAAGGGATTCTGCCGGATGTTTTCACTTACAGTTCTTTAATTCATGGACTATGCAATTTAGGGCAATGGAAAGCAGCAATGAGTTTGTTCGAGGAAATGTCAAATCGAGGAATCTCGCCTGATGTCACAACTTTCACCATACTGGTGAATGCTCTTTGCATAGAAGGAATGGTTAAAGAAGCCCATGGATTACTAGAATTGATGACTCAGACAGGTGTGGAGCCTGATGTAATCATATATAATGCATTGATAAATGGCTACTGTTttattggccaaatggatgctgccTTAAAGATATTTGATTACATGGCGTGTAAAGGTCATAAGCCTAGTGTTGTGACTTATAACATGTTAATCAACGGCTATTGCAAGAAGCAGATGGTAGACAAGGCTATGCAACTTTTCCTAGAAATGCCTTGCAAGGGATTGAAGCCCGATATTGTTACTTACAACACTCTTATAGATGGGCTGTACCAGGTACGGAGAATTGTGGCTGCACAAGAGCTCTTCAATGAGATGCAAGCTCATGGACAATGTCCGAATCTCTTCACAtacaccattttgatggataggTTGTGTAAAAGTGAGTGTCCTGTCGAGGCAATGAAACTACTTAATGAGATGCAAATTAGAGGAATTCAACCAGATAATAAAGTTATTGATGTCCTTATCAATGGGATGTGCGACACTGGGGAACTTAAATATGCGAAGGAGCTTTTCAGTTGGGCCTCTACCACGGGCTTGGGGAATAATGTTAGGACATATAACATGTTAATCAATGGGCTCTGTAAAGAAGGGCTTTTGGAGGAAGCTAATGGATTGTTCTTGCAAATGGAAGAGAAGGGTTTCCAACCAGACAGTGTCACCTACAATGCTTTAATTAGGGGCTTTCTACAAAAGAATGAGACCCTCAAGGCAATGCAACTTCTCGGGGAAATGTCTAAAAGACATTTTTCTGTGGATGCATCCACCGCAACTATGTTAGTGGGCTTGCTCACAGAGGACGAAAAAGGTCAAGAATACTTGGGAATGCTTCATAAATTTGTGCCCTATGGAGAAG
- the LOC131249010 gene encoding pentatricopeptide repeat-containing protein At1g63330-like isoform X2 — MSSKRAAAAAAQKGKTLSSPASIEITISALDSKITENKIPTPTQFNHLVNDLFNSIRAGAFVRLEDAAGLFNRMVRTQPPPSIQTFNRLLTTIAKMKHYSTVISLHREMNWLGIPSDICTWNILLNCSCRLNGIGSGFAILSDILKRGHEPNVVTLATFIKGFCMEGRIGEASSFFLKTVEMGYPYNVVSFGILIDGLCKSGNTGMALGLLRKMEKGAVKCSPNFAVYNTIIDSLCKDGLTREALNLFSEMVGKGILPDVFTYSSLIHGLCNLGQWKAAMSLFEEMSNRGISPDVTTFTILVNALCIEGMVKEAHGLLELMTQTGVEPDVIIYNALINGYCFIGQMDAALKIFDYMACKGHKPSVVTYNMLINGYCKKQMVDKAMQLFLEMPCKGLKPDIVTYNTLIDGLYQVRRIVAAQELFNEMQAHGQCPNLFTYTILMDRLCKSECPVEAMKLLNEMQIRGIQPDNKVIDVLINGMCDTGELKYAKELFSWASTTGLGNNVRTYNMLINGLCKEGLLEEANGLFLQMEEKGFQPDSVTYNALIRGFLQKNETLKAMQLLGEMSKRHFSVDASTATMLVGLLTEDEKGQEYLGMLHKFVPYGEER, encoded by the exons ATGTCGTCGAAAAGAGCTGCCGCTGCCGCTGCTCAAAAGGGTAAAACTCTCTCCTCTCCAGCTTCTATTGAAATTACCATTTctgcccttgattctaaaatcACAGAGAACAAGATCCCGACTCCAACCCAATTCAACCATTTGGTGAATGATCTATTCAATTCGATTCGAGCCGGTGCTTTTGTGAGGTTAGAGGATGCTGCGGGCCTCTTCAATCGTATGGTCCGCACGCAGCCGCCGCCTTCGATCCAGACCTTTAATCGCCTGTTAACTACTATTGCTAAAATGAAACACTATTCGACCGTGATTTCTTTGCATCGGGAGATGAATTGGTTAGGGATCCCATCCGATATCTGTACATGGAACATTCTTCTCAATTGTTCCTGCCGCTTGAATGGCATCGGTTCTGGTTTTGCTATTCTCAGCGACATCCTGAAACGTGGCCATGAGCCGAATGTCGTGACTCTGGCTACTTTTATTAAGGGGTTTTGTATGGAAGGGCGGATTGGGGAAGCGAGTAGTTTCTTTCTGAAGACGGTAGAAATGGGATATCCTTATAATGTGGTGTCGTTCGGGATACTAATCGACGGTCTTTGCAAGTCGGGGAACACCGGAATGGCTCTTGGGTTGCTTCGGAAAATGGAGAAGGGAGCGGTTAAATGTAGTCCTAACTTTGCTGTTTATAACACAATCATCGACAGTCTATGCAAAGATGGGCTCACAAGGGAGGCGCTTAACCTCTTCTCAGAAATGGTTGGTAAAGGGATTCTGCCGGATGTTTTCACTTACAGTTCTTTAATTCATGGACTATGCAATTTAGGGCAATGGAAAGCAGCAATGAGTTTGTTCGAGGAAATGTCAAATCGAGGAATCTCGCCTGATGTCACAACTTTCACCATACTGGTGAATGCTCTTTGCATAGAAGGAATGGTTAAAGAAGCCCATGGATTACTAGAATTGATGACTCAGACAGGTGTGGAGCCTGATGTAATCATATATAATGCATTGATAAATGGCTACTGTTttattggccaaatggatgctgccTTAAAGATATTTGATTACATGGCGTGTAAAGGTCATAAGCCTAGTGTTGTGACTTATAACATGTTAATCAACGGCTATTGCAAGAAGCAGATGGTAGACAAGGCTATGCAACTTTTCCTAGAAATGCCTTGCAAGGGATTGAAGCCCGATATTGTTACTTACAACACTCTTATAGATGGGCTGTACCAGGTACGGAGAATTGTGGCTGCACAAGAGCTCTTCAATGAGATGCAAGCTCATGGACAATGTCCGAATCTCTTCACAtacaccattttgatggataggTTGTGTAAAAGTGAGTGTCCTGTCGAGGCAATGAAACTACTTAATGAGATGCAAATTAGAGGAATTCAACCAGATAATAAAGTTATTGATGTCCTTATCAATGGGATGTGCGACACTGGGGAACTTAAATATGCGAAGGAGCTTTTCAGTTGGGCCTCTACCACGGGCTTGGGGAATAATGTTAGGACATATAACATGTTAATCAATGGGCTCTGTAAAGAAGGGCTTTTGGAGGAAGCTAATGGATTGTTCTTGCAAATGGAAGAGAAGGGTTTCCAACCAGACAGTGTCACCTACAATGCTTTAATTAGGGGCTTTCTACAAAAGAATGAGACCCTCAAGGCAATGCAACTTCTCGGGGAAATGTCTAAAAGACATTTTTCTGTGGATGCATCCACCGCAACTATGTTAGTGGGCTTGCTCACAGAGGACGAAAAAGGTCAAGAATACTTGGGAATGCTTCATAAATTTGTGCCCTATGGAGAAG AAAGATGA